One part of the Drosophila sechellia strain sech25 unplaced genomic scaffold, ASM438219v1 U_207, whole genome shotgun sequence genome encodes these proteins:
- the LOC116802723 gene encoding uncharacterized protein LOC116802723 isoform X3 — MSVSMAYSRKGLTSPSGKRSRKIACYFLFGAVYVDAAEMQVCSGRRGQSTLVHTQLLWRRNVCRSPRHLKAYVCLCVCALFIVAAHLAAAEMTSCARQRPVWPVRHDASVQTVAGEEMRRSPSTSAGNAPTWNVGDCHPG, encoded by the exons ATGTCCGTATCAATGGCATATTCAAGAAAGGGTCTCACTTCTCCAAGCGGAAAAAGAAGCAGAAAAATTGCGTGTTATTTCTTATT TGGTGCTGTTTACGTTGATGCTGCGGAGATGCAAGTATGCAGCGGCCGGCGTGGCCAGTCAACATTGGTGCACACACAACTTTTGTGGAGGAGAAACGTGTGCCGCAGTCCGCGTCATCTAAAGGCTTAtgtttgtctgtgtgtgtgc GCTTTGTTTAT CGTAGCTGCTCATCTCGCCGCCGCAGAGATGACATCGTGTGCCAGGCAGCGGCCAGTCTGGCCCGTCCGGCATGATGCAAGCGTTCAGACTGTGGCGGGTGAAGAAATGCGCCGCAGCCCATCGACGTCTGCAGGAAACGCTCCG ACTTGGAACGTCGGTGACTGCCATCCCGGATGA
- the LOC116802723 gene encoding uncharacterized protein LOC116802723 isoform X1, which produces MSVSMAYSRKGLTSPSGKRSRKIACYFLFGAVYVDAAEMQVCSGRRGQSTLVHTQLLWRRNVCRSPRHLKAYVCLCVCALFIVAAHLAAAEMTSCARQRPVWPVRHDASVQTVAGEEMRRSPSTSAGNAPFSFFQTWNVGDCHPG; this is translated from the exons ATGTCCGTATCAATGGCATATTCAAGAAAGGGTCTCACTTCTCCAAGCGGAAAAAGAAGCAGAAAAATTGCGTGTTATTTCTTATT TGGTGCTGTTTACGTTGATGCTGCGGAGATGCAAGTATGCAGCGGCCGGCGTGGCCAGTCAACATTGGTGCACACACAACTTTTGTGGAGGAGAAACGTGTGCCGCAGTCCGCGTCATCTAAAGGCTTAtgtttgtctgtgtgtgtgc GCTTTGTTTAT CGTAGCTGCTCATCTCGCCGCCGCAGAGATGACATCGTGTGCCAGGCAGCGGCCAGTCTGGCCCGTCCGGCATGATGCAAGCGTTCAGACTGTGGCGGGTGAAGAAATGCGCCGCAGCCCATCGACGTCTGCAGGAAACGCTCCG TTTTCTTTCTTCCAGACTTGGAACGTCGGTGACTGCCATCCCGGATGA
- the LOC116802723 gene encoding uncharacterized protein LOC116802723 isoform X2, translating to MSVSMAYSRKGLTSPSGKRSRKIACYFLFGAVYVDAAEMQVCSGRRGQSTLVHTQLLWRRNVCRSPRHLKAYVCLCVLCLSAHLAAAEMTSCARQRPVWPVRHDASVQTVAGEEMRRSPSTSAGNAPFSFFQTWNVGDCHPG from the exons ATGTCCGTATCAATGGCATATTCAAGAAAGGGTCTCACTTCTCCAAGCGGAAAAAGAAGCAGAAAAATTGCGTGTTATTTCTTATT TGGTGCTGTTTACGTTGATGCTGCGGAGATGCAAGTATGCAGCGGCCGGCGTGGCCAGTCAACATTGGTGCACACACAACTTTTGTGGAGGAGAAACGTGTGCCGCAGTCCGCGTCATCTAAAGGCTTAtgtttgtctgtgtgt GCTTTGTTTAT CTGCTCATCTCGCCGCCGCAGAGATGACATCGTGTGCCAGGCAGCGGCCAGTCTGGCCCGTCCGGCATGATGCAAGCGTTCAGACTGTGGCGGGTGAAGAAATGCGCCGCAGCCCATCGACGTCTGCAGGAAACGCTCCG TTTTCTTTCTTCCAGACTTGGAACGTCGGTGACTGCCATCCCGGATGA